From the genome of Seriola aureovittata isolate HTS-2021-v1 ecotype China chromosome 18, ASM2101889v1, whole genome shotgun sequence:
GTCGTTACCTGACAGGTCGAACTGATAAATGCCCTGCGTGGACTTGACAACGTCCTCGTTAATGACTCCTCTGATGGCGTCAAATGTGCTCTCTATTGGTCCACCAGAGGGGGgcgctgctgatgatgatgatgatggtggtttGAAGGCTGGGGTCGCCCCTAGCAACCAGGAAGCAGAATCaggtcatttcatttcattttaaccaATAATTAAACCAACTGTCTTTATTAATCAGTCAAGACACCAGGGGGCACTgcagtatatataataatgtgtgtatgtagtaCTGTCACTAGTACTGTGTTTGTAATAGTATCTACAGTATCTTTAGTACTGACAGTATCAGTGTTTGTAGTATGTGTAGTATTTGTAGTATTGACAGTATTTGTAGTATTGACAGTATTTGCAGTATGTGTAGTATTAACAGTATTTTAGTTTGTGTAGTATTTGTATACTATGTgtagtatttacagtatttgtagTATTTACCGTGTTGCTCCATCTGTTGGACCAGTGTCTCTGGAGCTTCATCCAGGAAGAAGTCAGGCAGCAGGGGGTGCCCTGTCGACCAATCAGAGACAACCATGAGTACCACCTGACAGTGGGACTGCTGTAAGTACCTGCGCTACATGCATTAATTAACTCACCTGGTTGGACGGCATACTGATCAAAGTCCTGGACTCCCTTCTCTCTGAGGATGTCCTCATCCACCAGGAAGTGACCTGTGTAGTCCTTTGGTTGGGACAGGATGGCATAGGCGGCGTCTGCCATGATGTCAGCTGTACGACACTGTTTACCTACACCGTCACCACCCAACATGTCCATGGCTGCTGTCTGGATCGCTATGGCAACAATACACAGTCAGAGCagggttagcatgctaatgtatTTTGGGAATCTATGAGAAGCTATTAGCACGCTAACATTTAGCCACTGACCAGTTCGGGGCCAGAGAGCGTTGACGGCGATTTGACCTCTGAACTCTTCGGCCATCCCCAGGACGCACATGGACATGCCATACTTCGCCATGGTGTACGCTGAAAAACAGAACGACAGACACGTCAGCACGTCACAGGAGTACAACAGGACACCTGCTCGGCTGGTTGCTACGGTTACCTGTGTGGTTCTTGAACCAGACAGGGTTGAGGTTGAGCGGCGGCGACAGGTTCAGGATGTGAGGACTGCGACTCTTCAGCAGGTGAGGGATGACCAGCTTCGacctgagacacacagatgcacattacctgtgtttgtttgtgtgtctgtgtgtgtctttatgtgtgtgtgtgtgtgtgtttgtgtgtctgtgtgtgtctttatgtgtgtgtgtgtgtgtgtgtgtgtttgtgtgtctgtgtgtgtctttatgtgtgtgtgtgtgtgtttgtttgtgtgtgtgtctctgtatgtgtgtgtgtgtgtgtgtgtgtgcgtctgtgtctgtgtgtgtgtctgcatctgtgtgtgtgtatgtctatgtatgtgtgtgtgtttgtctgcgtgtgtatgtctgtgtgtctgtgtgtgtctctatgtgtgtgtgtgtgtgtgtatgttgtgtgtgtgtgtgtgtgtgtgtctctgtatgtgtgtctgtgtgtgtgtgtatgtttgtgtgtgtgtgtatgtgtgtgtctctgtatgtgtgtctgtgtgtgtgtgtgtgtgtgtgtgtatgtttgtgtgtgtgtgtatgtgtgtgtctctgtatgtgtgtctgtgtgtgtgtgtgtgtgtgtgtgtgtatgtttgtgtgtgtgtgtgtatgtgtgtgtctctgtatgtgtgtctgcgtgtgtatgtctgtgtgtctgtgtgtgtctctatgtgtgtgtgtgtgtgtgtgtctgtgtgtgtgtgtgtgtatgtttgtgtgtgtgtgtatgtgtgtgtctctgtatgtgtgtctgtgtgtgtgtgtgtgcgtctgtgtctgtgtctgtgtttgtctgcgtgtgtgtgtctgtgtgtctgtgtgtgtctctatgcgtgtgtgtgtgtatgtttgtgtgtgtgtgtgtgtctctgtatgtgagtctgtgtgtgtgtgtgcgcgtctgtgtctatgtgtgtgtgtgtgtgtctgcatctgtgtgtgtgtgtgtatgtctgtgtgtgtgtgtatgtctatgtatgtgtgtgtgtttgtctgtgtgtctgtgtgtgtgtgtttgtctgcctgtgtgtgtgtgtgtgtgtctgtgtgtttgtctgtgtctgtgtgtttgtctgtgtgtgtgtgtgtgtgtgtgtgtgtctgtgtgtgtgtgtgtgtatgtttgtgtgtgtgtgtatgtgtgtgtctctgtatgtgtgtctgtgtgtgtgtgtgtgcgtctgtgtctgtgtgtgtgtgttgtgtgtgtgtgtgtgtgtgtgtgtgtgtgtctgtgtgtgtgtttgtctgcgtgtgtgtgtctgtgtgtgtctctatgcgtgtgtgtgtgtgttgtgtgtgtgtgtgtgtctctgtatgtgagtctgtgtgtgtgtgtgcgtctgtgtctgtgtgtgtgtgtgtgtgtgcgtctgtgtctgtgtgtgtgtctgtgtgtgtgtgtatgtctatgtatgtgtgtgtgtgtgtgtgtgtctgtgtgtgtgtgtctgcatctgtgtgtgtgtgtgtgtgtgtgtgtctgtgtgtttgtctgtgtgtgtgtgtgtgcgtgtgcgtgtgtgtgtgtgtgttgtgtgtgtgtgtgtgtgtgtgtgtgtgtgtgtgtgtgtgttgtgtgtgtgtgtctgtgtgtgtgtgtgttgtgtgtgtgtgtgtgtgtgtgtgtgtgtgtgtgtgtgtgtgtgtgtgtgtgtgtgtgtgtgtgtgtgtgtgtgtgtgtgtgtgtgtgtgtgtgtgtgtgtgtgtcgtacgTGACGTATGTTCCTCTCAGGTTGATTCCCAGCATCAGATCCACCTTCTTCATCGGTGTCTCCAGAGTTCCTGTCAGACTGATGGCGCTGGCATTGTTCACCAGGATGTCGATACCTGCCAATCAAACACAAGCACTGTGGTGATGTCACTGCGGGGGGAGGGGCATCATCACATGTCCTGACCCTGGATAACTGTAATCAGTCCAGTACCTCCAAACCTGTCGACGGCTTTCTGCACAGCTTCTCCGACCTGCCGCTCGTCACGGATGTCGACCACGCAGGCCAACGCCTTCCCCCCCACCGCCtccactgtaacacacacacacacacaatacacacattaacacacacacgtgacagTGACAGTTGTGGTTATGACGTTGGGTTGTGGGGATCTTTATTTTCCCGCCAAAACAAATTGAAGCTCAGCTCTTCCTGATtcactgacctgcagctgcGGCGTGATACAGTGCGTGCTGTACgtgtgcttgtgcgtaggaatacagtagttcagcggatgagaaaatgtagtaccaaaggaaagtgctgttttaaCGGGtagataaaatgaaaatcttccacatgaagcttcatttaaacagatgttgaatTATTGCAGGGGACatcttttaaaagtgttttctgctggccccgcccacagcagtgatgtcatcactgtgCTAGTGTACcggtcctcctgctgctcttctaaactgaatctactgcaggaaaCAGTGACTGTACATGATGACCTCACAACCCCCATGTCTGATAAACACAGTTATCACTTTACACTGTCACAGCTGGAACTGTGACTTTTCAGGCTTTTAGCAACAagtcaaacacactgtgtttacttcatgtttattatttacagtGTTAAATATTTACGCTGGGCGAGTCACCAGCTTGTTGTCTTGGTAACtgacatttgtgtgtttctgagagTAAACAgtagcctgttagcctgttagctccTCACCCTCCTGCGCGGCAGTATAGATGGTTCCTGGTAGTTTGGGGTGGGGCTCGGCGGTCTTGGCAGCGATGACAATGTTGGCTCCATCTTTGGCGGCTTTCAGTGCAATGGCTTTACCAATCCCCCGACTCGCCCCGGTGATGAAGAGCGTGCAGCCCGCCAActtcctgaaacacacacaaaaccatacAGGTAACACAgctgtgctaagctaggctaaccacggCTCTGAGCGCCGTCCTCTCATCAGACTGTTTAACTGAAACCTGTCGACCATGTCACACTGCCGCTGAAACACCAGGAAGTTACTAAAAACTATTTGAAGTTGatgattcagtttcatttttaaatcaaacagtgaaaatgtcaaatgtctgACTCGAGCCTCAAACGGTTTCCTGTCAGTTTGAGGCTGTTGGACCAAACAAGACATTAACAGTCGTCACCATCGACTGTTTATCACCATGgtt
Proteins encoded in this window:
- the hsdl2 gene encoding hydroxysteroid dehydrogenase-like protein 2, translating into MLQNTGKLAGCTLFITGASRGIGKAIALKAAKDGANIVIAAKTAEPHPKLPGTIYTAAQEVEAVGGKALACVVDIRDERQVGEAVQKAVDRFGGIDILVNNASAISLTGTLETPMKKVDLMLGINLRGTYVTSKLVIPHLLKSRSPHILNLSPPLNLNPVWFKNHTAYTMAKYGMSMCVLGMAEEFRGQIAVNALWPRTAIQTAAMDMLGGDGVGKQCRTADIMADAAYAILSQPKDYTGHFLVDEDILREKGVQDFDQYAVQPGHPLLPDFFLDEAPETLVQQMEQHGATPAFKPPSSSSSAAPPSGGPIESTFDAIRGVINEDVVKSTQGIYQFDLSGEHGGIWFLDLKSGCGSAGQGEPSVKADVVMTMDSSDFSKMFSGKLKPTMAFMMGKLRIKGDMTLAIKLEKLMSRMNKAKL